In Desulfovibrionales bacterium, the genomic window AATGAGCAGCTCCGGTCGGGCATTGCCGGGGTGGTCGGGGAGGTCGGAAGGCTCGATGCCGCCATGCAAAGAATGCAAAAGGATAGTTATGCCTCGGTTGAAAAATCCAAAGAGGCGAGCCTGAAGGCCAATACCCTCATTAAGCGAATGCTGGTAATTCAAGAAAGGTTAAGCAGCGTCAAGACATTGATTATGCAGGTAGATATGATATTCAATCGCTTCAAGCTGAACCCGCTTAAAGATAAGATGCGGGCTGAGGTGGATAGGATGCGGGCTGAGGCAGACGGCATGGAAATGGCCATTGGAAAGGGTGGATTGGCCGGTCAGATAAAGGAATTCGTTGAGGAAATAGAAAAGGGATTTTCAGGGGATGCCGGACTCCTCGCCACCCGAGCCAGCATAATCGCTGATCCAACGTCTGATGCGCTCAGCCAGGCGTATGAGAAAAAAAGCGGAGAGATGACAAAGAAAATTGAGGGGCTCGGCAACAAACTTGCCGGCGAAATAGATAAATTAGATCTGGTTGTTCCCCAGGAAAACCAGAAGATGGGCAACTCCATTCGTCTGGTTACCTCGGTAGGGCAGATATCAGGTGCCAGCGCAAATATAGCCATTCTGGCCCGAACCATAGAAAGTACCTCCAAACAGATTATGCTGGCCGGTTCTGCTGACGAGGCAGGCAATCTGAGGACCAGGCTGGAGGGACAGTTTGCGGCAGTGGCGAGAGAGCTGGGCGGTATTAGAAACGGCCTTGGTTCCATAAGGGCCGGGGCTCAGGCGGCAACGGTAAAGAATGTTGAATCGGCTTTTGCCGGCATGCGGGGGTTATTGTTGAGCAAAGACGGCATCCTGGATCAGATCTTAAAGAATCTGGCCACCCAGGCCCGTTCTGCCCAGATATTCAGCGAAGCGAAAAAGTTGATTGAAAGGATTGGCCAGGCCAGCGCCGAGAAGACGCGCTCGGCTGAAGCCGGCCAGGAGAAGGCGGTGGAGGCCGTGGAAAAGGTGGCAGCCATGACCACTACGGCCTTGGCCATTGCCGGTATCATCTCCATAGCTTTTGGCATTATTGTGGGCGGCTGGATCAGCCGGTCCATTAATACCTATTTAGAAAGGGTTATTTCCGGATTGAACGATTCTTCGGGACAGGTTTCCTCTGCCGCCGGAGAGGTCTCCGGGGCCTCGCAACAACTGGCCGAAGGGGCCTCGGAACAGGCCGCAGCCCTGGAACAGACCTCGGCCTCTCTCGAAGAGATAACGAGCATGACCAAGCAAAATGCGGACAATGCCCAACAGGCCAACATGCTCATGGAAGAGTCAAAGCAGGTCGTAGAAAAGGCCAATAGTTCCATGTCCCAGATGAGTACTTCTATGCACAACATTTCTGCTGCAGGTGAGGAAATCGGTAAAATTATCAAGAC contains:
- a CDS encoding methyl-accepting chemotaxis protein, which gives rise to MTIKRKLFLLVALLLVAVAGVGTVGFFAVRMVSGKIYYLTRESSPLQVKMVNLQQGFEKVAANFTQMALTTSAAELAAIRKDTDKALSQVNATVQGLTKLKAGIDEKVVEDIEKAYKQLTIMGEERLQCMNKVAAANEQLRSGIAGVVGEVGRLDAAMQRMQKDSYASVEKSKEASLKANTLIKRMLVIQERLSSVKTLIMQVDMIFNRFKLNPLKDKMRAEVDRMRAEADGMEMAIGKGGLAGQIKEFVEEIEKGFSGDAGLLATRASIIADPTSDALSQAYEKKSGEMTKKIEGLGNKLAGEIDKLDLVVPQENQKMGNSIRLVTSVGQISGASANIAILARTIESTSKQIMLAGSADEAGNLRTRLEGQFAAVARELGGIRNGLGSIRAGAQAATVKNVESAFAGMRGLLLSKDGILDQILKNLATQARSAQIFSEAKKLIERIGQASAEKTRSAEAGQEKAVEAVEKVAAMTTTALAIAGIISIAFGIIVGGWISRSINTYLERVISGLNDSSGQVSSAAGEVSGASQQLAEGASEQAAALEQTSASLEEITSMTKQNADNAQQANMLMEESKQVVEKANSSMSQMSTSMHNISAAGEEIGKIIKTIDGIAFQTNLLALNAAVEAARAGEAGMGFAVVAEEVRNLAKRAAEAAKNTSNLIEDVIQKIAEGSGLVSGTEADFREVAASAKKVANLVAEIAAASREQSQGMDQISNALGQMDQVVQKNAANAEETASASEELNAQAHTLQDYVDQLSELVGGKNIKSMEGGEEPDDSPRASFVNKLPGIRKLNSGA